Proteins from one uncultured Cohaesibacter sp. genomic window:
- the glyS gene encoding glycine--tRNA ligase subunit beta: MPDLLLELFSEEIPARMQRRAAEDLKKLITGGLVDAGLTYEGAREFATPRRLALSITGLTASSPDISEERKGPRVGSPEKALQGFLRGAGLSSIEEATVQTDPKKGDFYVAIINKSGRKAEDIIAELVPDVVRKFPWPKSQKWGKAGDGALRWVRPLHSILCTLSVEGEGSEVVPFTVEGIESSDKTQGHRFHGKEDFAVKRFDDYVAGLKEHKVVLDLDERKEIILNDAKTLAFAQGLELVEDMGLLEEVGGLVEWPVVLMGEFEQAFLDMPDEVIQTSIREHQKCFVLKDAKTGKLANKFVLVSNLIAPDDGKTIVAGNQKVVRARLSDAKFFWETDLKTGLETRLYKLDSMVFHEKLGTQSERVERLVALSEALAPTVGADKALAARAAKLAKADLVTDMVFEFTELQGLMGRYYALALNENPKVADAIEMHYKPQGPSDDVPGEPVSIAVALADKLDLLTGFWAIDEKPTGSKDPFALRRAALGVIRILVDNDIRLPLKEIFAKARPGFEQSEDLLSFFADRLSVYLRDKGARHDLLDAVFALGGQDDIVMIAKRVEALGSFLASDDGANLLAGYRRAANILRAEEKKSGTHFEGVIEGAHLHEPEEVALASAIEKARIAAADAVEAEDFAGAMSALATLRAPVDAFFEKVLVNDERAEVRENRLKMLTQIRATTRTVADFSKIAG; the protein is encoded by the coding sequence ATGCCAGACCTTCTGCTTGAGCTTTTTTCCGAAGAAATCCCGGCCCGCATGCAGCGCCGGGCTGCTGAAGATTTGAAAAAACTAATCACCGGGGGTCTGGTGGATGCCGGTTTGACCTATGAGGGTGCCCGCGAATTCGCAACCCCTCGCCGCCTTGCTTTGTCCATCACGGGTCTCACGGCCTCCTCTCCTGACATTTCAGAAGAACGCAAAGGACCGCGCGTAGGATCTCCAGAGAAAGCCCTTCAAGGCTTTCTGCGTGGTGCTGGCCTTTCTTCGATTGAAGAAGCCACGGTTCAGACCGACCCGAAGAAAGGCGACTTCTATGTCGCCATCATCAACAAGTCAGGCCGGAAAGCTGAAGACATCATCGCCGAACTCGTTCCAGATGTCGTGCGCAAGTTTCCTTGGCCGAAAAGCCAGAAGTGGGGCAAGGCTGGCGACGGTGCGTTGCGTTGGGTTCGCCCGTTGCACTCCATCCTTTGCACACTTTCGGTTGAAGGTGAAGGGTCTGAAGTGGTTCCTTTCACCGTTGAAGGCATTGAAAGCTCAGACAAGACGCAGGGCCATCGTTTCCACGGCAAGGAAGACTTTGCCGTCAAGCGTTTTGACGACTATGTGGCTGGCCTCAAAGAGCACAAGGTCGTGCTTGATCTTGATGAACGCAAAGAGATCATCCTCAACGACGCCAAAACCCTTGCCTTTGCGCAAGGTCTGGAGCTGGTCGAAGATATGGGCCTGCTTGAAGAAGTTGGCGGCCTTGTCGAATGGCCGGTTGTTTTGATGGGCGAGTTCGAACAAGCGTTCCTCGATATGCCAGACGAAGTCATACAGACCTCGATCCGCGAGCATCAGAAATGCTTCGTTCTCAAAGATGCCAAAACCGGCAAACTGGCCAATAAGTTTGTTCTGGTCTCCAACCTGATTGCTCCGGATGATGGCAAGACCATCGTTGCCGGCAACCAGAAAGTCGTGCGTGCGCGCTTGTCCGACGCCAAGTTCTTCTGGGAAACCGACCTCAAAACCGGCCTTGAAACCCGCCTCTATAAACTCGACTCCATGGTGTTCCATGAAAAGCTGGGCACTCAGAGCGAACGCGTCGAGCGTCTTGTTGCTCTGTCCGAAGCACTGGCTCCGACCGTTGGCGCCGACAAGGCTCTAGCCGCACGCGCTGCCAAGCTCGCCAAGGCCGACCTTGTTACCGACATGGTGTTCGAATTCACCGAGCTGCAAGGGCTCATGGGCCGCTATTATGCGCTGGCTTTGAATGAGAACCCTAAGGTCGCTGATGCCATCGAAATGCATTACAAGCCGCAGGGTCCCAGTGATGATGTTCCAGGTGAGCCAGTGTCCATTGCTGTCGCCTTGGCTGACAAGCTGGATCTGCTGACCGGCTTCTGGGCAATTGATGAAAAGCCGACCGGTTCGAAAGACCCGTTCGCTCTGCGTCGTGCTGCGCTGGGTGTCATCCGCATTCTGGTGGACAATGACATTCGCCTGCCGCTGAAAGAAATCTTTGCCAAGGCCCGTCCAGGATTTGAACAGAGCGAAGATCTGCTTTCCTTCTTTGCCGATCGCCTGAGTGTCTATCTCAGAGACAAAGGCGCGCGTCATGATCTGCTCGACGCCGTGTTTGCTCTTGGTGGTCAGGATGACATCGTCATGATCGCAAAACGCGTTGAAGCACTGGGTTCGTTCCTTGCCAGCGATGATGGCGCCAACTTGCTGGCGGGGTATCGCCGTGCAGCGAACATCTTGCGAGCTGAAGAAAAGAAATCTGGCACCCACTTTGAAGGTGTTATCGAGGGCGCTCATTTGCATGAGCCGGAGGAAGTCGCTCTCGCCTCAGCCATTGAAAAGGCAAGGATTGCTGCCGCAGATGCTGTCGAAGCAGAAGACTTTGCAGGCGCCATGTCGGCCCTTGCAACGCTGCGTGCACCAGTGGACGCCTTCTTCGAGAAGGTGCTCGTCAATGACGAACGCGCCGAGGTTCGCGAAAACCGCCTTAAGATGCTGACCCAGATCCGTGCAACGACTCGCACAGTCGCCGATTTCTCAAAGATCGCTGGCTAA
- a CDS encoding ABC transporter permease, producing the protein MTTQTNYVADTILDARPRPDSIKNKFFTGSKITGYFLLGIWIVFFVSIIWFLYDSYDADYMARYSPKYLYGFLTTIELVALSVVFGGLLSLPVAFGRMSKVKLFNRIAFGYIYFFRGTPLLAQLFLLYYGFGQFRHFWQDMHLWWLFRDSWSIALLSFTLNTAAYQAEILRGAIMNVPKGQIEGAQSLGLPKFVTFFKIVLPQALIVALRPYGNEFILMIKGSAVVSIISVYDLMGETRRAFSQTYDFQAYIYAAIFYLLCVEIIRRLWDVIETRLTRHLQRDNS; encoded by the coding sequence ATGACCACGCAAACAAACTATGTAGCAGACACCATCCTGGATGCCCGCCCACGGCCAGATAGTATCAAGAATAAATTCTTTACAGGTAGCAAGATTACCGGGTATTTTCTGCTCGGTATCTGGATCGTCTTTTTCGTTAGCATCATCTGGTTCTTGTATGACAGTTATGATGCGGATTATATGGCGCGCTATTCCCCCAAATATCTCTACGGCTTCCTGACCACGATTGAACTGGTGGCCCTTTCTGTTGTCTTTGGCGGATTGTTGTCGTTGCCGGTGGCCTTCGGGCGCATGTCGAAGGTCAAGTTGTTCAACCGCATTGCCTTTGGCTACATCTATTTCTTCCGTGGCACACCGCTGCTGGCGCAGTTGTTCCTGCTCTATTACGGCTTTGGTCAGTTCCGCCATTTCTGGCAGGATATGCATCTATGGTGGCTCTTCCGAGATAGCTGGTCGATCGCCCTTTTGTCATTCACACTGAATACGGCAGCCTATCAGGCGGAAATCCTGCGTGGCGCCATCATGAATGTGCCCAAGGGCCAAATCGAAGGGGCGCAGAGCCTTGGTTTGCCAAAGTTTGTCACCTTCTTCAAAATCGTGCTGCCACAGGCGTTGATCGTCGCACTACGGCCTTACGGCAACGAGTTCATCCTGATGATCAAGGGCTCCGCTGTGGTTTCCATCATCTCGGTATATGATCTGATGGGCGAAACCCGCCGCGCCTTTTCCCAAACCTACGATTTTCAAGCCTATATTTATGCGGCGATTTTCTATCTCCTTTGCGTCGAGATCATTCGTCGGCTCTGGGATGTCATTGAAACACGCCTGACGCGTCATTTGCAGCGAGACAATAGCTGA
- a CDS encoding ABC transporter permease subunit (The N-terminal region of this protein, as described by TIGR01726, is a three transmembrane segment that identifies a subfamily of ABC transporter permease subunits, which specificities that include histidine, arginine, glutamine, glutamate, L-cystine (sic), the opines (in Agrobacterium) octopine and nopaline, etc.) — MMDYLTLLSFGDTGWGDEIAHGVLYTVSLGVCTLPLGLFMGFFLALGINSKEPSIQRAAKLFTIIFRALPELLTLFIVYYGGQILLNLLFQKVLGSSIEVNSFIAGIIALAFVFSSYASEVFLSAFKGIPQGQYEGAFALGLPWFKTMRLVIVPQLIKLALPGLSNLWLVLLKDTSLVSVIGLTDTMYATGLAARNTKEAFLFFALACVMYLVLTFISSMALQSIEKRGRRGELS, encoded by the coding sequence ATTATGGATTATCTGACACTCCTATCCTTCGGAGACACAGGTTGGGGCGATGAGATTGCGCATGGCGTTCTCTACACCGTGTCCCTTGGTGTATGCACCTTGCCTCTAGGCCTGTTCATGGGCTTTTTTCTCGCGTTGGGCATCAATTCCAAGGAACCAAGCATTCAGAGAGCGGCGAAGCTCTTTACGATTATCTTTCGCGCCCTCCCGGAACTTCTGACGTTGTTTATCGTCTATTATGGTGGTCAGATTCTCTTAAACCTGCTGTTCCAAAAGGTGCTGGGTAGCAGCATTGAGGTCAATTCCTTCATCGCGGGCATCATTGCGCTGGCCTTTGTCTTCTCTTCCTATGCCAGTGAGGTTTTTCTTTCCGCCTTCAAGGGCATTCCGCAAGGTCAGTATGAAGGTGCATTCGCTCTGGGCCTGCCATGGTTCAAGACCATGCGTCTTGTTATTGTGCCGCAGCTTATCAAGCTAGCTCTTCCCGGGCTTTCCAACCTTTGGCTGGTTTTACTCAAAGATACGTCTCTGGTGTCTGTCATCGGCCTTACCGACACCATGTATGCCACAGGGCTCGCAGCGCGCAACACCAAGGAAGCCTTCCTGTTCTTCGCGCTCGCCTGCGTCATGTATCTGGTTTTGACCTTCATCTCCTCGATGGCGCTTCAGTCCATTGAAAAACGCGGACGTCGTGGGGAGTTGAGCTGA
- a CDS encoding ABC transporter substrate-binding protein: MRLLNKIAIAATAFMMVAGGAQAADKVLIGTEGAYPPFNELTADGKLIGFDIDMANALCDEMKVECEFVVQDWDGMIPALIAGKFDAVIASMSITPDRLKKVDFSEKYYNTPGALAVPKDSELAAIDPADLPAAVEELKGLVIGAQSSTTHSNFAEQKLPDTELKLYPTSDEYKLDLEAGRLDGVTDDVVVLDEWVKSEDGACCKILGTFPAIPEIYGQGAGIAVRKGETELADKFSAAIKAIRANGKYKEINDKYFDFDVYGGE, translated from the coding sequence ATGCGTCTATTGAACAAAATTGCTATTGCAGCGACCGCATTCATGATGGTTGCTGGTGGCGCGCAGGCTGCAGACAAGGTTCTCATTGGTACCGAAGGTGCCTATCCTCCGTTCAACGAACTGACCGCTGATGGCAAGCTGATCGGCTTCGATATCGACATGGCCAATGCGCTTTGCGATGAAATGAAGGTTGAATGCGAATTCGTCGTGCAGGATTGGGATGGCATGATCCCTGCTCTGATCGCTGGTAAATTCGATGCGGTGATCGCTTCCATGTCCATCACCCCGGATCGCCTGAAAAAGGTCGACTTCTCCGAGAAATACTACAACACCCCGGGTGCACTGGCTGTGCCTAAGGATTCCGAACTGGCGGCAATCGATCCTGCCGATCTGCCTGCCGCGGTTGAAGAACTTAAAGGTCTTGTGATCGGCGCGCAGTCTTCCACGACGCACTCCAACTTTGCAGAACAAAAACTGCCAGACACCGAGCTGAAGCTTTACCCGACGTCTGATGAATATAAACTCGATCTGGAAGCTGGCCGCCTCGACGGCGTGACCGACGACGTTGTCGTTCTGGACGAATGGGTAAAATCCGAAGACGGCGCTTGCTGCAAAATCCTCGGCACTTTCCCTGCCATTCCTGAAATCTATGGCCAGGGTGCTGGTATTGCCGTGCGCAAGGGTGAAACCGAGCTTGCCGACAAGTTTTCCGCTGCCATCAAGGCGATCCGCGCCAATGGCAAATACAAGGAAATCAACGACAAATATTTCGATTTCGACGTCTATGGCGGCGAATAA
- a CDS encoding transporter substrate-binding domain-containing protein yields the protein MKLTAKFAIAAAAAMMACGVASAAEKVRIGIDGAYPPFNQLSSAGELSGFDVDISNALCAEMKADCEFVIQDWDGMIPALISGKIDAVVASMSITPDRLKKVDFSKKYYNTPPGIAVLKDSELEGKDISELEGLTIGAQVSTTHADYAEQKIPDIDLKLYPTPDEYKMELQSGRVDAVIDDSVVLSDWVKSEDGDCCKILMQLTPDPKINGEGAGIAVKKGNTDLADKFTAAIAAIRKNGKYKEINDKYFDFDVYGGE from the coding sequence ATGAAACTCACTGCAAAGTTTGCAATTGCCGCCGCGGCTGCCATGATGGCCTGTGGCGTCGCCTCAGCTGCTGAAAAGGTCCGCATAGGTATTGATGGCGCCTACCCTCCATTCAACCAGCTTTCATCTGCTGGCGAATTGTCTGGCTTTGACGTTGATATTTCCAACGCCCTTTGTGCCGAGATGAAGGCTGATTGCGAATTTGTCATTCAGGATTGGGACGGCATGATTCCCGCTCTCATCTCCGGCAAAATCGACGCTGTTGTCGCATCCATGTCCATCACGCCAGACCGTCTGAAGAAGGTCGACTTTTCCAAAAAATACTACAACACACCTCCGGGGATCGCCGTTCTGAAAGACAGCGAATTGGAAGGCAAGGACATTAGCGAACTGGAAGGTCTCACCATTGGCGCGCAGGTGTCCACGACCCATGCTGACTATGCCGAGCAGAAAATTCCGGATATCGATCTGAAACTCTATCCCACCCCGGATGAGTATAAAATGGAACTGCAATCAGGTCGCGTCGATGCTGTGATCGATGACAGTGTCGTGCTTTCTGATTGGGTCAAATCCGAAGATGGCGACTGCTGCAAGATCCTGATGCAGTTGACCCCGGATCCGAAGATCAACGGCGAAGGCGCCGGTATTGCAGTCAAGAAGGGAAACACAGACCTGGCCGACAAATTCACGGCCGCTATCGCAGCAATTCGCAAGAATGGAAAATACAAGGAAATCAACGATAAGTACTTTGATTTCGACGTATATGGTGGCGAATAA
- the mobB gene encoding molybdopterin-guanine dinucleotide biosynthesis protein B produces MDTHGHKIFGVTGWKNSGKTTLVIALIKTLTERGFKISSVKHAHHKCDIDKEGTDSFRHREAGSGEVALVAAGTRWAIMHECKDEQEPLLSDVLARLEPCDLVLVEGYKTEPFPKIEVRRAESMKTDPIAPEDHFINAVASDTPQTLGAPEGLPLFALDDVEGIADFIINMMKL; encoded by the coding sequence ATGGACACTCATGGTCACAAAATTTTCGGCGTTACCGGCTGGAAAAATTCAGGCAAAACCACGCTCGTTATCGCTCTCATCAAGACCCTGACTGAACGAGGGTTCAAAATTTCATCAGTCAAGCATGCCCATCACAAATGTGACATCGACAAGGAAGGCACGGACAGTTTCCGTCATCGAGAAGCAGGGTCGGGTGAAGTCGCCCTCGTCGCAGCAGGCACCCGCTGGGCGATCATGCATGAATGCAAGGATGAACAGGAGCCTCTCTTGAGCGACGTTCTGGCCCGTCTTGAACCTTGTGATCTCGTGTTAGTTGAGGGCTATAAAACAGAGCCTTTTCCCAAAATTGAAGTAAGGCGCGCCGAGTCGATGAAGACCGACCCAATTGCACCGGAAGATCATTTCATCAACGCTGTTGCCAGCGACACACCCCAGACTCTTGGCGCGCCAGAGGGCTTGCCTCTGTTCGCTCTAGATGATGTCGAGGGAATTGCAGATTTCATTATCAACATGATGAAGCTTTAG
- the mobA gene encoding molybdenum cofactor guanylyltransferase MobA produces MKTQHQSTVAVILAGGQSRRMEGANKALLSLNGKSLIQNAVDRLTGQADHILISAPKGSAAFPHGYEVISDPVEGFVGPLAGILAAMRWAQAEGAGDLVLSVAVDTPFFPDDLLARFQALLPEQGTRPVIARTDNGLHPTFGLWPVSSADALETFLLAGNRKMRLWAEQHHCVYCDFAPLPIGSHMIDPFFNINHPDDLKHAETIRSA; encoded by the coding sequence ATGAAGACACAACACCAGTCAACTGTGGCCGTTATTCTTGCCGGTGGCCAATCGCGACGTATGGAAGGAGCCAACAAAGCCCTTTTGTCCCTCAATGGCAAATCACTCATTCAAAACGCAGTTGATCGGCTCACAGGACAAGCGGATCACATTCTCATCAGCGCTCCGAAAGGTTCCGCAGCATTCCCTCATGGGTATGAGGTCATTTCTGACCCTGTCGAGGGATTTGTCGGACCTCTGGCCGGAATTCTTGCCGCCATGCGTTGGGCACAGGCAGAAGGCGCAGGAGATCTTGTATTGAGCGTTGCCGTGGATACGCCCTTTTTCCCCGATGATCTACTGGCCCGTTTCCAGGCTCTTCTGCCCGAACAAGGAACGAGACCGGTGATTGCCCGCACGGATAACGGACTGCACCCTACATTCGGGTTGTGGCCTGTTTCTAGCGCTGATGCGCTGGAGACATTTCTGTTGGCAGGAAATAGGAAAATGAGACTATGGGCAGAGCAACACCATTGCGTCTATTGTGATTTTGCCCCGCTGCCAATCGGCTCCCACATGATAGACCCATTCTTCAACATCAATCATCCAGACGATTTAAAACATGCAGAGACAATAAGGAGCGCATAG
- the apbC gene encoding iron-sulfur cluster carrier protein ApbC, whose amino-acid sequence MTEDKILEILKQLKPAPDAQDIVSAGMVSDIIIKDGSVMFSISVPAEQAESFEPLRERAEAVVASLDGVKKAMVVLTAERAPGAGQGNAAAAPKRPTPKNPPQGGGKIDIAGVKQIIAISSAKGGVGKSTTAVNLALALQANGLKVGILDADIYGPSIPRLLKITDKPTAVPNSRRMYPIKAYGLMAMSIGLLVDPDTPMVWRGPMAVSALTQMIRDVNWDMEGDLDVLVVDMPPGTGDIQLTMAQQVPLSGSVIVSTPQDLALIDARKGIAMFQKVNIPILGIVENMSYFACPTCGSRHDIFGHGGARSTAEEIGVPFLGEIPLHMDIRERSDAGDPVIVSEPESDHTAIYLSIANDMMKGLAGASKPAPAIVVE is encoded by the coding sequence GTGACCGAAGACAAAATCCTTGAAATACTGAAGCAATTGAAACCGGCTCCGGATGCGCAGGATATCGTATCGGCGGGCATGGTGTCAGATATCATCATCAAGGACGGCTCCGTGATGTTCTCCATCTCGGTGCCAGCCGAGCAGGCGGAAAGCTTTGAGCCGTTGCGTGAACGGGCCGAGGCTGTGGTCGCTTCGCTGGATGGTGTCAAGAAAGCCATGGTGGTCCTGACCGCCGAACGTGCTCCGGGGGCAGGGCAGGGGAACGCTGCGGCGGCACCCAAACGCCCAACGCCCAAGAATCCACCGCAAGGGGGGGGTAAAATCGATATCGCTGGCGTGAAGCAGATCATTGCAATCTCTTCCGCCAAGGGCGGTGTTGGCAAATCCACCACTGCGGTCAACCTCGCTTTGGCGCTACAGGCCAATGGCCTGAAGGTCGGCATTCTGGATGCCGACATTTACGGGCCGTCCATTCCGCGGCTTTTGAAAATCACAGACAAGCCAACGGCTGTTCCAAATTCGCGTCGTATGTATCCGATCAAGGCCTACGGCTTGATGGCCATGTCTATCGGACTTCTGGTTGATCCGGATACGCCAATGGTTTGGCGCGGGCCCATGGCCGTCTCGGCCCTTACTCAGATGATCCGCGATGTGAATTGGGACATGGAGGGAGACCTCGATGTGCTCGTTGTTGATATGCCTCCGGGAACTGGCGATATTCAGCTGACCATGGCCCAGCAGGTGCCGTTAAGCGGCTCAGTCATCGTTTCCACCCCGCAGGATCTGGCCCTCATCGATGCCCGCAAGGGAATTGCCATGTTCCAGAAAGTGAATATTCCCATTCTCGGGATTGTAGAGAATATGAGCTATTTTGCTTGTCCGACCTGCGGTTCGCGTCATGATATTTTCGGCCATGGTGGAGCCCGATCAACTGCTGAAGAGATCGGAGTTCCGTTCCTTGGAGAGATCCCATTGCACATGGATATTCGCGAGCGTTCAGACGCTGGTGATCCGGTAATCGTCTCCGAGCCAGAAAGCGATCATACCGCGATCTATCTTTCCATTGCCAACGACATGATGAAGGGGCTGGCTGGGGCATCCAAGCCCGCACCTGCCATAGTTGTCGAATAG
- a CDS encoding DMT family transporter encodes MAIGQKNGAASSAKGAPQRDDRGNLYGILVMQVSVFCFGTNDTFNKLVGSSLTTGQMLFFRGIFATILVLLFCVFLRQLRYMHQFADPILLLRGVCETFSAIGCLVALKYMPLANVYAVLQAIPLATTAAAALFLGETVGIRRWLAVLVGFVGVLAIVRPGLESFNAFSLFAVGAVLFAATRDLITRQIKPHISLWIVTFTTMVVSTIGGGILALVQFYVGGDAGWLPPNPENLFYLFMAAAFLTLGQYYVSIAMQNGEVSVVSSFRYVSMPIALIYGYLIWGDIPDMLTWFGIILILGSGIYTIQRERQVSRMRRDKEKDEAKDHLVAARAEFE; translated from the coding sequence ATGGCAATTGGTCAGAAAAATGGTGCTGCCAGCAGCGCCAAAGGGGCACCCCAGCGCGATGACAGAGGCAACCTCTATGGCATCCTCGTCATGCAGGTTTCGGTCTTTTGCTTCGGCACGAACGACACTTTCAACAAGCTCGTGGGCAGTAGTCTGACGACCGGTCAAATGCTCTTTTTCAGAGGTATTTTTGCCACCATTCTTGTGCTGCTTTTCTGCGTTTTTCTGCGCCAGTTGCGTTATATGCATCAATTCGCTGATCCAATTTTGCTGCTGCGCGGTGTGTGCGAGACATTTTCGGCAATCGGCTGCCTTGTGGCACTCAAATATATGCCTCTGGCCAATGTCTATGCCGTTTTGCAGGCGATCCCCCTAGCCACAACAGCTGCCGCTGCGTTGTTTCTTGGTGAAACGGTCGGCATTCGGCGCTGGCTCGCGGTGTTGGTCGGATTTGTTGGCGTGCTGGCCATTGTGCGCCCGGGTCTTGAGAGTTTTAACGCCTTCTCGCTCTTTGCTGTTGGCGCCGTGCTGTTTGCGGCCACCCGTGATCTCATCACCCGCCAGATCAAGCCCCATATCTCGCTCTGGATCGTAACCTTCACAACCATGGTTGTTTCCACCATCGGCGGCGGTATTCTGGCGCTTGTCCAGTTTTATGTCGGGGGTGACGCCGGTTGGCTTCCGCCCAATCCGGAAAATCTCTTCTATTTGTTCATGGCAGCGGCCTTTCTCACACTCGGCCAATATTATGTGTCGATTGCCATGCAAAATGGGGAGGTATCTGTTGTTTCCTCCTTCCGCTATGTCTCCATGCCCATTGCGCTGATTTATGGATATCTCATCTGGGGCGACATTCCGGACATGCTCACATGGTTCGGCATCATTCTAATTCTAGGATCGGGCATCTATACGATCCAACGCGAACGGCAGGTCTCGCGCATGCGGCGGGATAAAGAAAAAGACGAGGCGAAAGATCACCTTGTCGCTGCGCGTGCAGAATTTGAATAA
- the moaA gene encoding GTP 3',8-cyclase MoaA, with product MRFSDAEGQTGAPLIDPFGRTITYLRLSVTDRCDFRCVYCMAENMHFLPKAEILTLEELDRLSTVFIDHGVKRLRLTGGEPLVRKGIMTLVSSLSRHLETGALEELTLTTNASQLSRFAKDLAAAGIRRINVSLDSLREDRFRAITRWGRFQQVMDGIDAALAERIKIKLNVVALKGVNDDEFDDMIRFCHERNMDITFIETMPMGEIDQDRTDQYLPLSKVKQDLSLRWTLSPSPHKTGGPASYVTVGETGGRIGFITPLSHNFCESCNRVRITCTGTLFMCLGQEDAADLRAPLRASESNDGVINAIHHAIERKPKGHDFVIDRLNNRPSIGRHMSVTGG from the coding sequence ATGCGCTTTAGTGACGCTGAAGGACAGACAGGAGCCCCGTTGATCGACCCCTTTGGCCGGACAATCACCTATCTGCGCCTGTCCGTTACGGACCGTTGCGATTTTCGATGCGTCTATTGCATGGCCGAGAATATGCATTTTCTGCCCAAGGCTGAAATCCTGACATTGGAAGAGCTGGATCGGCTCAGCACCGTTTTCATAGACCATGGAGTCAAGCGACTGCGGCTCACTGGCGGCGAACCTCTTGTGCGCAAGGGCATCATGACGCTTGTCTCGTCCCTGTCGCGTCATCTGGAAACTGGTGCACTTGAAGAACTGACCCTGACCACCAACGCCTCTCAGCTTTCCCGTTTTGCCAAGGATCTGGCGGCTGCGGGCATACGCAGGATCAATGTTTCCCTCGATAGTCTTAGAGAAGACCGCTTTCGCGCCATTACGCGCTGGGGGCGATTTCAGCAAGTCATGGACGGCATTGATGCCGCTCTGGCTGAAAGGATCAAGATCAAGCTCAATGTCGTGGCCCTGAAAGGGGTCAATGATGATGAATTTGACGACATGATCCGCTTTTGCCATGAGCGCAACATGGACATCACCTTTATTGAGACCATGCCGATGGGCGAAATCGATCAGGATAGAACCGACCAATATCTACCGCTTTCCAAAGTGAAACAGGATCTTTCGCTGCGCTGGACCCTATCGCCTTCGCCGCACAAAACGGGCGGACCGGCAAGCTATGTGACGGTTGGCGAGACTGGAGGCCGCATTGGCTTTATTACACCCCTCAGCCACAATTTCTGTGAGAGCTGCAACCGCGTGAGGATCACCTGTACGGGCACTCTCTTTATGTGCCTCGGTCAGGAAGATGCCGCCGACCTGCGCGCTCCCTTACGAGCCTCTGAAAGCAATGATGGGGTTATCAACGCAATCCATCATGCCATTGAACGAAAGCCAAAGGGCCATGATTTTGTTATTGACAGACTTAACAATCGCCCCTCTATTGGCAGGCACATGTCCGTAACCGGCGGCTAG
- a CDS encoding DUF971 domain-containing protein: protein MTKAWPTEIRLKKDKKSLIVAFDDDSSYEFPAEFLRVTSPSAEVQGHHPSQKKTIGGKRDVEIMKVEPVGNYAVRLFFTDLHDSGYFTWDYFKNSGEAMDAIWAEYLKALEAQGLDRG, encoded by the coding sequence ATGACAAAGGCCTGGCCAACGGAAATCCGCCTGAAGAAGGACAAGAAAAGCCTGATAGTGGCGTTCGATGATGATAGTTCATACGAGTTTCCGGCTGAATTTCTGCGGGTAACATCGCCAAGCGCTGAAGTGCAGGGCCATCATCCTTCACAGAAAAAGACCATTGGCGGCAAGCGCGATGTTGAAATCATGAAGGTCGAGCCAGTTGGAAATTATGCTGTGCGGCTGTTTTTTACCGATTTGCATGATTCGGGCTATTTCACCTGGGATTACTTCAAAAATTCAGGGGAGGCGATGGACGCGATCTGGGCCGAGTATCTGAAAGCGCTTGAAGCCCAAGGGCTTGATCGCGGCTAG